The proteins below are encoded in one region of Streptomyces marianii:
- a CDS encoding acyl-CoA desaturase — MTTSPDVIDDARKSSAPDLPSATLGGDSKRSIEQIALLMFITVPFLALLAAIPLAWGWGVSWLDLGLLVAMYFIGCHGITIGFHRYFTHGSFKARRPLRIALAIMGSLAVEGPLVRWVADHRKHHRFSDAEGDPHSPWRFGETVPALMKGLWWAHIGWMFDEEQTPQQKYAPDLIKDPALRAISRQFVIWTIVSLAIPPLVGGLVTMSWWGAFTAFFWGSLVRVALLHHVTWSINSICHAVGKRPFKSRDRSGNVWWLAVLSCGESWHNLHHADPTSARHGVERGQIDSSARLIRWFEKAGWAYDVRWPSADRIAARRRKEAAEAA, encoded by the coding sequence ATGACCACGAGTCCCGATGTGATCGACGACGCCCGGAAGTCGTCCGCACCCGATCTCCCCTCCGCCACGCTGGGCGGCGACAGCAAGCGTTCGATCGAGCAGATCGCCCTGCTGATGTTCATCACGGTGCCCTTCCTCGCGCTCCTGGCGGCGATCCCGCTGGCGTGGGGCTGGGGTGTGAGCTGGCTCGACCTCGGCCTGCTGGTGGCGATGTACTTCATCGGCTGCCACGGCATCACGATCGGCTTCCACCGCTACTTCACCCACGGCTCCTTCAAGGCCAGGCGGCCACTGCGGATCGCGCTGGCGATCATGGGATCGCTGGCCGTGGAAGGCCCCCTGGTGCGCTGGGTGGCCGACCACCGCAAGCACCACAGGTTCTCCGACGCCGAGGGCGACCCGCACTCGCCGTGGCGTTTCGGCGAGACGGTCCCGGCACTGATGAAGGGCCTGTGGTGGGCACACATCGGCTGGATGTTCGACGAGGAGCAGACGCCGCAGCAGAAGTACGCGCCCGACCTGATCAAGGACCCGGCGCTCCGGGCGATCTCGCGCCAGTTCGTGATCTGGACGATCGTGTCCCTGGCCATCCCCCCGCTGGTCGGCGGTCTGGTGACGATGTCGTGGTGGGGCGCGTTCACCGCGTTCTTCTGGGGCTCGCTGGTGCGGGTCGCACTGCTGCACCACGTGACGTGGTCGATCAACTCGATCTGCCACGCGGTCGGCAAGCGCCCGTTCAAGTCGCGCGACCGTTCGGGCAACGTGTGGTGGCTCGCTGTGCTGTCGTGCGGTGAGTCCTGGCACAACCTGCACCACGCCGACCCGACGAGCGCCCGGCACGGCGTCGAGCGCGGGCAGATCGACTCCAGCGCCCGGCTGATCCGCTGGTTCGAGAAGGCGGGCTGGGCGTACGACGTGCGCTGGCCGAGTGCGGACCGGATTGCCGCCCGGCGCCGGAAGGAAGCCGCGGAGGCGGCATGA